From the genome of Cytobacillus firmus, one region includes:
- the dapD gene encoding 2,3,4,5-tetrahydropyridine-2,6-dicarboxylate N-acetyltransferase — translation MKMMDANEIISFIQNSTKSTPVKVYIKGDLEGIDFGASAKSFVNGSTGVVFGEWSEISQAIEANQSKIEDYVIENDRRNSAIPLLDMKNIKARIEPGAIIRDQVEIGDNAVIMMGASINIGSVIGEGTMIDMNVVLGGRATVGKNCHIGAGTVLAGVIEPPSAKPVVVEDDVVIGANAVVLEGVTVGKGAVVAAGAIVIDDVPPYTVVAGTPARVIKEIDEKTKSKTEIKQELRQL, via the coding sequence CACACCTGTAAAGGTTTATATTAAAGGTGATTTAGAGGGAATCGACTTCGGAGCTTCAGCTAAGTCCTTTGTAAATGGCAGCACCGGGGTAGTGTTTGGTGAATGGTCTGAAATTAGCCAGGCTATTGAAGCAAACCAGTCAAAAATTGAAGATTATGTAATTGAGAATGACCGCAGAAACTCTGCGATTCCATTGCTTGATATGAAAAATATTAAAGCGCGCATTGAGCCGGGTGCCATTATCCGTGACCAAGTAGAAATCGGGGATAACGCTGTAATCATGATGGGTGCCTCCATAAATATCGGATCCGTGATCGGTGAAGGCACAATGATCGATATGAATGTTGTACTTGGCGGAAGAGCTACAGTCGGCAAGAATTGCCATATTGGAGCAGGAACTGTATTAGCAGGCGTTATTGAGCCTCCTTCAGCAAAACCTGTTGTTGTAGAAGATGATGTAGTAATCGGAGCCAATGCAGTGGTTCTCGAAGGTGTAACTGTTGGCAAGGGTGCTGTAGTTGCTGCGGGTGCCATTGTCATTGATGATGTACCCCCATATACAGTGGTGGCAGGCACACCAGCTCGTGTGATTAAAGAGATTGATGAAAAGACTAAGTCTAAGACTGAAATTAAGCAGGAACTTCGCCAATTATAA